From the genome of Triticum urartu cultivar G1812 unplaced genomic scaffold, Tu2.1 TuUngrouped_contig_5256, whole genome shotgun sequence, one region includes:
- the LOC125528975 gene encoding proton extrusion protein PcxA-like, with translation MSCYVVSSSGVAVWLAVEERIGHRRFCACKMFDVGPQRRRVGRRLVGFAKKRRRSKRQQPWWKAWFSDWNDEEESLAGWREDDELLQQVVSNEDLSEDDKFQTWKSKAEAIVDLREAQQGAENAEGRSWEDWIGWGSTSGDGDWGGGGSLSDQITDDPTEIVRDKGIAEAFRDSIDEDYNDMLFEDRVFLYASTKSAKFLALLIVVPWVLDLLVHDYVMMPFLDRYVEKVPLAAEMLDVRRSQKIQMIKDLNIEKARFRFEVEIGKSPPLSDEEFWSELREKAVELRDEWRLENRQAFANIWSDMVYGVALFLLMYFNQSKVSTYSLRS, from the exons ATGAGTTGCTACGTGGTCAGCTCTAGCGGCGTTGCGGTCTGGTTAGCCGTAGAGGAGAGGATCGGGCACCGGAGGTTTTGCGCATGCAAGATGTTCGATGTCGGTCCCCAGAGGAGAAGGGTGGGGAGGCGCCTGGTGGGTTTTGCCAAGAAGAGGAGGCGTTCCAAGAGGCAGCAGCCATGGTGGAAGGCGTGGTTCTCTGATTGGAACGATGAGGAAGAGAGCCTCGCCGGCTGGAGGGAGGATGATGAATTGCTCCAGCAGGTTGTTAGCAACGAAGACCTGTCGGAGGATGACAAGTTTCAGACGTGGAAGAGCAAGGCAGAGGCGATTGTCGACCTGCGGGAAGCCCAGCAGGGTGCCGAAAATGCAGAAGGGCGGTCATGGGAGGATTGGATAGGTTGGGGCAGCACGTCCGGCGATGGTGATTGGGGCGGGGGTGGGAGCTTGTCGGACCAGATAACTGATGATCCGACGGAGATAGTGAGGGACAAGGGCATCGCTGAAGCTTTTAGGGACTCTATTGATGAAGATTACAACGACATGTTGTTTGAGGACCGGGTTTTTCTATACGCTTCGACGAAATCG GCCAAATTCCTAGCATTGTTGATCGTTGTTCCATGGGTGTTGGATCTTCTAGTACATGACTATGTTATGATGCCATTTCTAGACAG GTATGTCGAGAAGGTACCACTCGCCGCTGAAATGCTTGATGTAAGACGCAGCCAGAAGATTCAGATGATAAAGGACCTAAATATTGAGAAAGCAAGATTCCGTTTTGAAGTAGAGATTGGTAAATCTCCTCCACTTTCCGATGAGGAGTTCTGGTCAGAGTTGCGGGAAAAAGC GGTAGAGCTGAGGGATGAATGGAGATTAGAAAACCGACAAGCATTTGCAAATATCTGGTCTGATATGGTTTATGGGGTTGCCCTATTCCTTCTTATGTACTTTAACCAGAGTAAAGTAagtacatactccctccgttcctaa